GAGCAGGGCGCCGAGGCGTTCCAGCCGCTCCGCGTCCCAGCCGGTGGTGCCGACGACGGCGTGCATCCCGTGCTCGACGGCGAACCGGACGTTGGCTTCGGTGCTGTCCGGAACGGTCAGGTCCACCACGTACTGCGCACCGGCGGAAACGAGCGTTTCCAGCGAATCCCCGCGGCCCAGGGCAGCCACCAGTTTCAGGTCCGGTGCCGCTTCCACGGCTTTAACGGCTTCGGATCCCATGCGGCCGCCGGCCCCGAGGACCGCCACGGCGAGTTGCTCAGTCATACCCCCAGATTACCGGTCACTGCGGGGCGTCGCTGACACCCACCCACTCGGACGTGCCGTCGTTGAAGCCCTGTTCCTTCCAGATGGGCACCCGTGCCTTGACGGTGTCCACCAGTTCGGAGCAGGCGGCAAAGGCGACGCCGCGGTGCGCGGCACCCACGGCCGCCACCAGGGCGGCGTCCCCGATCTCCAGCGGCCCGGTGCGGTGCCCCACCCAGATCCGCACGCCGTCGTGTGCCGCGGCAATATCCGCCGCCACCTCGGCGATGACCTGCTCAGCTGAGGGGTGTGCGCTGTAGGAAAGGCTCGCAACGCCGCGGCCGCCGTCGTGGTTGCGGACGATTCCGCTGAAACCCACCACCGCCCCGCACTCCGGCGACCATGCGGCGTCGTGCGCGTGCTCGGCGTTCAGCGGCAGATCCGAGACCGTCGCATTGACGACTTCGGAGGCCGCGGCGCCTCCGGGCGCGCTCTGCTCAATGTCCATGGTGTCCCTCCAGTTGTCCGCAGATGTGCCCGATGATTGGTTCCAGCACCGCAAGCCCGTCAGCCACGGCACCGGGTGATCCGGGAAGGTTCACGATAAAGGTGCGCCCGACCGTGCCGGCGTAGCCGCGGCTGATGGCGGCCATCGGCGTTTTGGTCCGGCCGTCGGCCCGCAGCGCCTCCATGATGCCCGGAACCTCGCGCTCCAGCAGCGGAAGTGTCTGCTCGGGGGTGTGGTCATCCGGGCTCAGGCCCGTGCCGCCACTGGTGAGGATGACCGCCGGTTCAAGCGCAAGCATGCGGCGCAGCGACTCCCCCACGCCGTCGCCGTCGGGCACCACCTCGGCCAGCACGACGTCGAAGCCCAGGGCATAGAGCCAGTCCGACGCCAGCGGACCGCACTCGTCCTCGTATTCACCGCGCGCGGCACGTGTGGAGGCGATCAGGACGCCCGCCGTGCGGCGTGGCGGCTGCTGCGGCGCTGCGGGTCCGGCCGTCACAGGGACCAGTCTCCGCTTTTTCCGCCGGACTTGGCGAGCACCCGGATGTCCGTGATGGACGCGTGCTTGTCCACTGCCTTGATCATGTCGTACAGCGTCAGTGCCGCCACGGACGCCGCAGTCAGGGCTTCCATCTCCACGCCGGTCAGGGCCTTGGTTTTTGCGGTGGCCAGGATGACGACGTCGGTCTCCCCCGGTTCAAAGTCCACGGTCACCTTGGTCAACGGCAGCGGATGGCACAGCGGAATCAGGGTGGACGTCTGCTTGGCGCCCATGATGCCGGCAACGCGGGATACCGCCAGCGCGTCACCCTTGGGCAGGCCGCCCTCGGAGACCAGCTTCACGACTTCGGCAGTGGTCCGCAGCCGGGCCGTGGCTGTGGCGATGCGGGTGGTTTCGGTCTTGGCGGAAACATCCACCATGTGGGCGGAGCCGTCTTCGCGGACGTGGGTGAGCCCGGGCTGCTGCCCGTCGGTGCCGGTCATGAAAAGACTCCTTGCGAGAATGCGGTTAGTTCAAAAGCCATACTGTCACTTCCGCGCCGGCCGGCAGCGTCTGCACTCCGGCGGGAATGTGGACCAGGGCGTTGGAGGACGCCAATGCGTGGACCAGATGCGAGCTTGGACCACCGACCAGCTCCACTCGGCCCGCCGTCCCCGGCTCGGTGGGGGCCGTGTAGCGGCCCCGCCGCACCTGGTGCTTGGCGGCAGGGCTCTGTGCTTCAGCGGTCAGCACTGCCGCCAGCTCCGGGCGCGGTGCAGGCAGGCCGGTCACGGCGCCGAGGGCCGGGCGCAGGAACACCTCGAAGGAGACCACTGAGCTCACCGGATTACCCGGAAAGCCAAGGAAGGGAATACCGTCAACGGACCCGATCGCCTGGGGGCCTCCGGGCTGCATGGCAACGGGGAGGAACTGCACGCCCTCCCCCGTCAGGGCCAGCCGGACCACCTCGTAGGCGCCCATGCTGATGCCGCCGGAGGTGAGGACCAGATCAACGGGATGGCGTGCCAGGTCCTCACGGAGCTGGGCCAGGAAACGGTCCGGGGAATCCGCCAGGATGCGGGTCCGCACCACTTCGGCGCCGGCTTCGTGCAGGCTGACGGCCAGCAGCGTGGAGTTGGCATCATGGATCTGTCCCGGCGCCAGCGCATGCCCCGGTTCCACCACCTCGTCACCGGTGCTGAGCAGCAATACCCGGAACAGAGCACGGACCTGCACGGCCGGGATGCCCAGCGCGGCCAGCAGGCCCAGCTGCAGTGCGCCCAGCCGCGTTCCGGCCGGCAGGGCCACCGATCCGGCGCGGATATCGCTGCCGGCGGCCCGAATGTAGTCTCCGGGCAGCGTGCCGGAGGGGAGGCTGACCGTGGCCCCGGGCCGGTCCCGGTCCGCGAAGAACGTATCCGGGACCGCACGTTCAATGGGTACGACGGCGTCGGCACCGGCCGGCAGCATGGCGCCGGTCATGATCGGAGCGGCGGTTCCCGGAGCCAGGGCAGGAGCCGCTATGCCGGCGGGAATCGGTTCGCTGATCGCCAGCGGAACGGTCTGCCCCGTGGCGGAGGCCAGGTCAGCCGTCCGGACGGCATACCCGTCCATCTGGGAATTATCGAAGGGCGGAAGGCTGCCGGGTGCCCGGACATCAGCGGCCAGGATCCGCCCTGCCGCCGACACGAGGTCCACAGTGTCCGTGCCTTGCGGGGCGGCGGCCAGGCGGCCTTCCAGCAGCCGAAGCACTGCGCCGCGGTGTTCTTCGACCGTCCGGGTCGCTGCCCTGCGGATCACTGCTGCCCCCGTAGCCGCCGGCGCAGCATCGCCAGCTCAGCTTCCGTCAGACCGCTTGAGAGGAGGTAGCCGGCAGCGTCCCCATGGTGTTCGTGGATCCACTCAAGCGCCCGGTTGATGGCCGCTTCGGGGGCACCGGTCACCAAAGCCACCACATCATCCGTCAGGGGAACGCCCAGATCCTTGATCATGCCGAGCATCCGGTCGGCCCATTCCCCGGACAGGTTGGCCTCGCTTTTCCGGTAGTCCGCCGTTACGGCGTCCGCTTCCACGCCGGCGGCGCTGAGGATCAGTGCCACCGCCACTCCGGTCCGATCCTTGCCCGCGGTGCAGTGCACCAGGACCGCCGAACCTTCATCGGTGCCGGCGACGGCACGGGCGGTTTCAGCAAACACCGTGCTGCCGTCCTGCAGCATTTCGGTGTAGATACCGCCCAGCGTTGGCAGCTGGGCCACAGCGGCCTCCACCGCGCGGGCTGCCGCGCCGGCGTTGCCGGACTGCCGGGCGCGCTGCATCTCTTCCTGGGCTGCTCCGGTGAAGGCACCTTCAAACAGCGGCAGGTTCAACCGGGTGAAGGAGCGTGCCGCGGGCAGCCGGTCCGGTGCCATGCGCTGCTCGGCGGGGGTCCGCAGATCTACGATCACGTCGATCCCCGACTCAGCCAGGCTTGCCAGCCCGCGGGGAGTCAGCGCGCTGATGGCATCTGACCGGTAGAGGACTCCGGGGGCGCTGCGGCCTCCCCCGGCCAGCGGCAGCCCGCCGGTGTCCCGGAAATTTACTGTGCCTTCCAGCGTGGTGATTCTCACAAACCGAGCCTAGCGCGCATTCATCTGAACCGTGTGCAGGCCGGTGGCGCCGTCGGGGACCACCGGGCGCTCGCGTTCGTCCTGCGCCGCTCCCGTCGCATCGATGGCGCGGACGGTGACCTCGTGGTCCCCGGCGCCCAGGTCCAGGACCGCGGACCACTGCACCCAGGTGTCCGCCGAGATTCCGGTGGCCAGGTCCGCGTCCTGCCAGCGGCCGCCGTCGACCCTTACCTGTACGCCGCGGATGCCGGTGTGCTGCGCCCAGGCCATTCCGGCCACGGTCACGGCTCCGGCCTCTACTGACGCGCGGTTGGAGGGTGTGTCGATGCGGGAGGAGAGTTTGATGGGACCGCGTTCAGTCCAGCCCCGTTCGGTCCAGTAGGCCGTCTCATCGCTGAACCGGGTGACCTTCAGTTCGGTGACCCATTTGGTGGCCGAAACATAGCCATACAGGCCCGGCACCACCAGCCGGACCGGAAATCCGTGCTCCAGCGGCAGCGGCTCGCCGTTCATGCCCACCGCCAGCAGCGCATCACGGGAGTCGGTCAGTGCTTCGAGCGGGGTTGATGCCGTCCAGCCGTCGCGGCTGGTGGACAGCACCATGTCGGCGCCGTCCTGGACACCGGCGGCTGCCAGCAGGTCCCGGACCGGCCAGCCCAGCCACTTGGCGTTGCCGATCAGGCTGCCGCCCACTTCATTGGAGACGCAGGCCAGCGTCACATAACTCTCCTGCAGGGGCTTGGCCAGCAGTTCGGCGAAGCTGATCTCAACCTCGCGGTCCACCATGCCCGTCACCTTGAGGCTCCACTGCTCCGAGTTGACCAGCGGAACGCTCAGCGCGGTGTCGATCCGGTAGAAATCGGCAGCCGGTGTCAGCACCGGGTCCAGGCCGCTGATGCCCAGTTCAGCTCCGGCCGGGATGGGCTGTGCAGGGGTTACCGCGGCGGGCAGGACAATGCCGTCCCGCAGTCCCACAGTGGTGATCTGCCCCGCTCGGGAGGTGCCGGCTAGGGCACCCGCCGCCACAGCGACGCCGGCGCCGCCGCCCACCCCCAGCAGCACGTCCCGCCGCCGGGCGCCCATGTCCGCCGGAGCTGCGTCGCCCCACTTGCGGATGCGGTCCACAAAGGCCCGCAGCACCGCTAAGCCCACGGCGGCCGCCACCAGCGGCGGCACCAGGGACAGCAAACTCATCTGTGACCGGGTCAGCACGGCAACCAGTCCGGCCGCCCCGAACAGGGCAACGACGACGGCGCCTGCCGGCGGCCGGCGCAGCTCCAGGATCCCGGCGGCTGCTGCAAGGACAGCGATCACGGCCGCCATGGCGACGAGGAACGCGGCCTTGTCGGCGGTGCCGAACAGGCCGATGGCCCAGTCCTTGACCGGTCCCGGCATGGCGTCGATGACCACCGATCCCACTGCGCTCACCGGCGACAGGGACGGGCTCAGCAGCGCCGCGGAAAGTTCTCCGGCGGCTACGGCCAGTCCCACCGCCACGATTCCCGCCGCGGACGCCCAGAGGGTAAGGAACCGGTTGGTGCCGTTCATGATGCTCGTTTCTGTTGGTGCTGCATGACGTGTTGCTGGTGCGCCTCAGTCAGCGCGGCACCAGCAGCCCCACCCCAAGCCGGGCAAGCGCCAGCAGCACCAGGTACAACGAAATAAGGATCAGGCAGATTCCCAGCGCAATTTCGGGCTGGTTGGAGTTCAGGCTGAGTTCGATCTGCAGGGGCAGGGTCCGGGTGCGTCCTTCGATGCTGCCGGCGAAGGTGATGGTGGCGCCGTACTCCCCCAGGGACCGGGCGAAGGCCAGCAGGGCCCCCACGATGATTCCCGGCAGGGCCAGCGGAATGGTGATGTGGCGCAGGATCGCCGTTGGGCCCGCACCGGAGGTGGCGGCGGCCATTTCCAGGTCATGGTCCACGGCGCGCAGGCTGCTCAGCGACGCCACCACGAAGAAGGGCAGGGAAACAAACACCTGGACTATCAGCACGGCTGCGGGCGAATAGCCCACCCCCAGCCCGGCCGGTTCCAGGAACCGCCCGGCCAGCCCCTGCCGTCCCCAGAAGTACAGCAGCGCAATGCCCGAAACAACCGGAGAAAGCACCAGGGGTATGAGCAGGATGCCGCGCAGCACCTGCATCCAGGGCCCGGCCAGCTTGCTGAACAGCACGGCCAGGGGCAGCCCCAGCACCACGCAGATCAGTGTTGACCCCACGGAGGTTGTCACCGACAGAAGCAGCGCCGTGCGTGCTTCCGGTGCGGTCAGCAGCGCTCCCAGGGAAGCGAAGGGGACGTTCAGCAGCAGGGCCGCCACCGGTCCGGCGCAGAACAGCAGCGCCAGCGATGCCGGGATCCACAGCCAGGCCGGGGTGGTGGCCCGTGCGCCGCGTGTCATGCCCACGGCACGCCCGGCCGCTGACCCGTGGTCCCGCCTCTGCGTTCCCCGCCGCCGGTTCCGCTCCGGCTCATGTTCCCGGTGGCCGGAAGCCCGCGTCACGGAGGATGCCGGCGGCTTCCTCCCCTGCAAGCCACTCGTAGAATCGGACAGCTGCCTCATGCTCTGCTCCCTCCGCGGTCAGGGCCGCGGGGTACTGGTTGGGTTCGGGATCGCTCACTTCAAGATACGTCACCCCTTGCTTCGCAGCCGAGAGCGCATCGGTTTGGTACACCAGCCCGGCGTCCGCCTGCCCGGTCACCACTTTGGTCAGCACCGACCGCACGCTGTCCTCGCGGCTTTCGCCGGAGAGCGCCACACCGGCGGCGTCGAGCACACGCTCCGCCGCGCGTCCGCAGGGTACCGACGGCGCACAGACCGCCGCGCGCGCCGCACCGCCGCCCAGATCAGCCAGCGACGTGATTCCGGCCGGGTTGCCCGGCGCCAGCGCCAGGACCGTGGTGTTCCCGGCCACGACCTGCTCCCGGGAGACCAGCCCCTCCGCCCGCACCGCATCGAGCGCTTCCATGTCGGCGGCGATCACGACGTCGGCCGGCGCGCCGGACAGAAGCTGGCCCGACAACTGGGCGCTGGAGCCCAGATTGGTGCGCAGGTGCCCGCCGCCGTCGTAGGCTTGACTTATGGCTGCCATCACATCCGTGAGGGACGCGGCTGCGAATACCGTAATAACGGGGCTTTCCGAAGCCGCGGAATCACCGTCGGCATCCGGGCCTGAACAGCCGGCAGCCGCAACGAGCAGCAAGATGGACACGGCGGCGGCGGACAGGGCGACAAGGCGCTGACGCCGGCGGATAAAACGCATTGATAGAGCCTAACCGCGAAAGGGCGTAGCCTCGACCCATGGGAATCCAGCTGGGAATGCCGTCCATTGGCGCGCCGCTGATCGGCGGTCCGTCCACGGCGACCGATTCAACCGCCCCTGCGGCCGGCTGCACGCCCGTCGAAACTCCCGCAGCGGAGCCGCCGGCAACGGCCGGAGCGGCTGCGGCTGCCGGGGTGCGGGCCGCCGACGGACTGCTGGACCGCTACGGGCGGCGTGCCACCGATATGCGGCTCTCGCTCACTGACAAGTGCAACCTGCGCTGCACCTACTGCATGCCGGCGGAAGGGCTGGACTGGCTGGCCAAGGACAAGGTGCTGACGGCCGCCGAGATCATCCGGCTCGTGGGAATCGGAGTGAACACCCTCGGCGTGCGCGAACTGCGGCTCACCGGCGGTGAGCCGCTGGTACGGGCGGATCTGGTGGACATCATTGCCGGCATCCGCGCCAACCACCCGGAGCTCCCCATTTCGCTGACCACCAACGCGCTGGGCCTGGATAAAAAGGCCCAAGCGTTGAAGGACGCCGGGCTGAGCCGAATCAACGTCTCGCTGGACTCCCTCCATCCGGACACCTTTGCGCAGCTGACACGGCGCCCGTTCCTTCCCCGCGTGCTGGCCGGGGTTGAGGAAGCCGCCCGGGTGGGCCTGGGGCTGATCAAGATCAACGCCGTCCTGATGCGTGGAATTAACGACGTCGAGTCTCCGGACCTGCTGGAGTGGGCGGTCAGCCACGGCTTTGAACTGCGCTTCATTGAACAGATGCCGCTGGACGCCGACCACGGCTGGACCCGGGACGGCATGATCACCGCTGCGGAAATCCGCAGCAGGCTGGAGCGGGACTTTATCCTCACCCCCGACCCACGGCAGCGCGACGGCGCCCCCGCCGAGCGCTGGGAGGTCCGGCGCCGCTCCGCTCCCGGGATCGTGGCCGGAACCGTGGGGATCATTGCCTCGGTCACCGAACCGTTCTGCACCGACTGCCGGCGCACCCGGATTACAGCGGAGGGAAAAGTGCGCAGCTGCCTCTTTTCCCACGAGGAAACCGATTTGCTGGAGCTGCTCCGCACCCCGGACGCCGGCGACGACGACGTGGCGGCACGCTGGCAGGACGCCATGTGGGGCAAGCCCAAGGCCCACGGAATGGACCATACGGGTCTGGGCGATGCCGACTATGTGCAGCCGGACCGAACCATGAGCGCGATAGGCGGCTAAATGCTGATTCGATATTTTGGCGCCGCGAAGGCTGCCTCGGGTGTGGAGGAAGAGACCTTTTCCGCTGACGGTCCCGATGGCCTTTCCGCCGGTGCGTCCCTGGACGACCTGCTGGAATTCCTGGGTGCCCGCCACTCGGAAGCCCCTGCGGGCACTCCCCCGCTGAAGAGCGTCATCTCCCGCAGCACGTTTCTGGTGAACGGGTACGCGGCGCGCGACCGGTCCCTCACGCTGGATTTCGGGGACGCAGTGGACATCCTGCCGCCCTTCGCCGGCGGCTGAATCGCCCGACCTTTAAAGATCCCGAGATGGCAGAAAGTGCGCCTCCCAAGGCTGGGAAGCGCACTTTCTGTTTCTAGCGCGTCAGTGGTGTCCCGCAGGACGGTGAGAGGGGAAGGAAGGCTAGAAGCCCAGCTCCTCCGCGGACTTGAACGGTCCCACAATCGTGATGGTGCGCGGGGCGGCAGCCAGTTCGGCGGCCAGCGCCTGCACTTCCGCGGCCGTTACGGCACCGATGCGGGCCAGGGACTCATCAATGTCGATGAACTCCCCGCTGACCAGTTCGGCGCGGCCCAGGCGGGACATGCGCGAGCTGGAGTCCTCCAGCGCCATGACCATGCCGCCGGCAATCTGGCCGCGGGCCTTCTTCAGTTCCGCTTCATCCACGCCGTCAGCCGCGAGGCGCTCCAGCTCCGAGCCCATCAGGTCGATGACCTGCCGGGTTTTGGCCGGGGAGCAGCCTGCGTACATGCCGAAGTAGCCGGCATCAGCGTAGGACGCGGAGAAGGAATACGTGGAGTACACCAGGCCGCGTTTTTCGCGGATTTCCTGGAACAGGCGCGAGGACATGCCGCCGCCCAGGATGGTGTTCAGGACGCTCATGGCGAACCGGCGGTCATCGGTGGCCGTCAATGACGGGCAGCCCATGACCACGTTGGCCTGCTCCACCGGCCGGTTGATGACCTGCACACCGGCGGTGCCGGTGATCACTGCGGGTTCGGTGTTGCGGCGCGGGGCCGGTGATGCGTCCTCGGAAAGGTCCCAGCCGGCCTTTTTCAGGGCGTCGAGCACCAGGGCGCAGACCTCGTCGTGCTCCAGGCCGCCGGCAGCGGTGACCACCAGTTCGGTGGGCCGGTAGTAGCGGTGGTAGTGCTCCAGCACGGCTTCGCGCGGAACGCTCATGATGGCTTCGGGAGTGCCGCCGATGGGCCGGCCCAGGGCGTGGTCGCCCAGGACAGCCTCGGCAAACTTCTCGTGGCACAGGTCCGCGGGATCGTCGGCATCCATGGCAATTTCTTCCAGGATGACGTCGCGTTCCTGCTCCAGCTCCTCCGGGTCCAGGACCGCGGAGGTGATCATGTCGGTGATGACGTCAATGGCCATCGGCAGATCGGTGTCCAGCACCCGTGCGTAGTAACAGGTGCTTTCCTTGGCCGTCGCGGCGTTGGACTCGCCGCCAACCTCGTCAAAGGCCAGCGCAATGTCCAGCGCCGTGCGCCGGGTGGTGCCCTTGAACAGCAGGTGCTCAAGGAAGTGGGTGGAGCCGTGCCGGCCCGCGGCTTCATCCCGCGAGCCGACACCAACCCAGAAGCCGATGGTCGCACTCCGCTGGCCGGGCATGGCTTCGGTCAGTACGCGCACTCCGCCGGGAAGGACGGAACGGCGTACGACGGCGCCTCCGGGCGTTCCCATCACGAGGGAGGGATCACCGGGAAGAATGGTCAGCGGAAGGCGGACAACCGTCCCGGATGCCGGAGCATGTCCGGCATCGGGACGGTTTCCATCAGCAATATGTGACATTTACTCTGCGGACTCGGTTTCTGCCGCTTCTTCGCCTTCGGCGTCTTCAGCAACAACCGGAGACAGGGACAGCTTGCCGCGGTCATCGATCTTGGTGATTTCCACCTGGATCTTCTGGCCGACGGAAACTACCTCGTCAACGTTGTCCACGCGCTTGCCACCGGCGAGCTTGCGCAGCTCGGAGATGTGCAGCAGTCCGTCCTTGCCCGGGGTCAGGGAAACGAAGGCACCGAACGTGGTGGTCTTCACAACCGTACCGAGGTAACGCTCGCCGATCTCGGGGACCTGCGGGTTGGCGATCGCGTTGACCGCCGCACGGGCAGCCTCGGCGGAGGTGCCGTCGGTTGCGCCGATGAGGACGGTGCCGTCATCTTCGATGGAGATGTCAGCGCCGGTGTCCTCCTGGATCTGATTGATCATCTTGCCCTTCGGGCCGATGACCTCGCCGATCTTGTCCACGGGGATCTTCACCGAGATGATGCGCGGGGCGAACTCGGAGAGCTCGTCCGGGGTATCGATCGCAGCGTCCATGACACCGAGGATGTGGAGGCGTGCTTCGCGGGCCTGCTTCAGGGCTGCTGCCAGCACCGAAGCGGGGATGCCGTCGAGCTTCGTGTCCAGCTGGATGGCCGTAACGAACTCGGAGGTACCGGCAACCTTGAAGTCCATGTCACCGAAGGCATCTTCGGCGCCGAGGATATCGGTCAGGGCGGCGTAGCGGGTCTCGCCGTCAACCTGGTCGGAGACCAGGCCCATGGCAATACCGGCAACCGGAGCGCGCAGCGGAACACCGGCGTTGAGCATGGACAGCGTCGAGGCGCAGACCGAACCCATCGAGGTGGAACCGTTGGAGCTCAGGGCTTCGGAGACCTGGCGGATGGCGTACGGGAATTCCTCACGCGTCGGCAGCACCGGCATGAGCGCGCGCTCTGCCAGGGCACCGTGACCGATTTCGCGGCGCTTGGGCGAACCCACGCGGCCGGTTTCACCGGTGGAGTACGGCGGGAAGTTGTAGTTGTGCATGTAGCGCTTGCGCGTTACCGGAGACAGCGAGTCAATCTGCTGTTCCATCTTCAGCATGTTCAGCGTGGTGACGCCCAGGATCTGGGTTTCGCCGCGCTCAAAGATGGCCGAACCGTGCACGCGGGGCAGAACCTCAACCTCGGCGG
This genomic interval from Arthrobacter citreus contains the following:
- a CDS encoding polyribonucleotide nucleotidyltransferase, producing MEGPEIQFAEAVIDNGKYGQRVIRFETGRLAQQAAGAATVYIDDDTVLLSATSAGKSPREGFDFFPLTVDVEERMYAAGRIPGSFFRREGRPSTEAILACRLMDRPLRPAFVKGLRNEVQIVVTVLAINPDVLYDVVAINASSMSTQLSGLPFSGPIGGVRVALIDDQWVAFPKHSELERAVFSMVVAGRIAGDDVAIMMVEAEATDAAWNLIKEEGATAPTEEVVAEGLEAAKPFIKALCEAQADLAARAAKPTVEFPIFLDYQDDVYEAVEAAAADKLAKVFSIADKQERDIAADELKDEVVASLSEKFEGREKEISAAFRSVTKQVVRQRILKDQIRIDGRGLTDIRQLTAEVEVLPRVHGSAIFERGETQILGVTTLNMLKMEQQIDSLSPVTRKRYMHNYNFPPYSTGETGRVGSPKRREIGHGALAERALMPVLPTREEFPYAIRQVSEALSSNGSTSMGSVCASTLSMLNAGVPLRAPVAGIAMGLVSDQVDGETRYAALTDILGAEDAFGDMDFKVAGTSEFVTAIQLDTKLDGIPASVLAAALKQAREARLHILGVMDAAIDTPDELSEFAPRIISVKIPVDKIGEVIGPKGKMINQIQEDTGADISIEDDGTVLIGATDGTSAEAARAAVNAIANPQVPEIGERYLGTVVKTTTFGAFVSLTPGKDGLLHISELRKLAGGKRVDNVDEVVSVGQKIQVEITKIDDRGKLSLSPVVAEDAEGEEAAETESAE